One window from the genome of Leptospira broomii serovar Hurstbridge str. 5399 encodes:
- the rpmA gene encoding 50S ribosomal protein L27, translated as MAHKKGGGSSKNGRDSHSKRLGVKRFGGELVLAGNILVRQRGTRLHAGRNVGLGKDHTLFSLVHGRVKFEQVTKTKMQVSVYPES; from the coding sequence ATGGCACATAAGAAAGGTGGCGGTTCTTCGAAGAACGGACGGGATTCCCACTCTAAACGTCTCGGAGTCAAACGTTTCGGAGGCGAACTCGTTTTGGCTGGAAATATTCTGGTTCGTCAAAGAGGGACCAGACTTCATGCAGGACGGAATGTAGGTTTAGGAAAAGATCATACACTTTTCTCTCTCGTACACGGAAGAGTGAAGTTCGAGCAGGTCACGAAGACCAAAATGCAAGTTTCGGTTTATCCGGAATCATAA
- the obgE gene encoding GTPase ObgE, with amino-acid sequence MEKFVDEVVIEVTAGHGGAGSMHFRHEKYVEFGGPDGGDGGVGGDVLIRTNLSMVTLDRYLTKRKFKASVGFPGEGNNRSGKKGDDLVLFVPLGTQIYDEDSGELLYDFVEDEMEFSVAKGGRGGKGNAHFKSSTHQAPKFSQPGEAGEYKHLRLSLKLLADVGIVGLPNAGKSTLLSQITEAHPKIAGYAFTTLSPNLGVVKRKGDIYRYTLADIPGIVEGASKGIGLGLSFLRHIERVKGILYVFDASALDIESDFKMLRSELETYNKELLNRPHLIVLNKIDVWEDQSFTKELLESVSSLGRVIPISAKESTNLEELLEIMDETFFQQELEKLRLAEKNREQREDSDE; translated from the coding sequence ATGGAAAAGTTCGTAGACGAAGTAGTCATCGAGGTTACCGCAGGGCATGGCGGAGCCGGCTCCATGCATTTTCGTCACGAAAAATACGTCGAGTTCGGCGGTCCGGACGGCGGAGACGGAGGCGTCGGCGGGGATGTACTCATCCGTACGAATCTTTCTATGGTCACGCTCGATCGCTATCTCACAAAAAGGAAATTTAAAGCTTCGGTGGGATTTCCGGGAGAAGGAAACAATCGCTCCGGAAAAAAAGGCGACGACCTCGTCCTTTTCGTACCCTTAGGCACCCAAATCTATGACGAAGATAGCGGTGAACTTCTTTATGATTTTGTGGAGGACGAAATGGAATTTTCCGTCGCGAAAGGCGGACGAGGCGGAAAAGGAAACGCTCATTTTAAATCATCCACTCACCAAGCCCCCAAATTTTCGCAGCCGGGAGAAGCGGGAGAATACAAACATCTTCGACTTAGTTTAAAGCTTTTGGCCGACGTCGGAATCGTAGGTCTTCCGAATGCTGGGAAATCGACCTTACTTTCCCAGATTACCGAAGCGCATCCCAAGATCGCCGGTTACGCGTTCACAACCCTTTCTCCCAACTTAGGAGTAGTTAAACGGAAAGGGGATATCTATCGATATACATTAGCCGACATTCCTGGCATAGTCGAAGGCGCCAGTAAAGGTATCGGTCTCGGATTATCCTTTCTTAGACATATAGAAAGAGTAAAAGGAATCCTTTATGTGTTCGATGCAAGCGCATTGGATATAGAATCGGATTTCAAAATGCTTAGATCCGAATTAGAAACATATAATAAAGAATTATTGAATCGGCCGCATCTAATCGTTTTGAATAAGATAGACGTCTGGGAGGACCAAAGTTTTACGAAAGAACTTTTGGAATCCGTATCGTCATTGGGTCGAGTTATACCTATCTCCGCCAAAGAATCGACTAACTTGGAAGAATTACTTGAAATTATGGATGAAACTTTCTTTCAGCAAGAATTGGAAAAGCTGCGACTTGCCGAAAAAAACCGGGAGCAACGGGAAGATTCGGATGAATAG
- the proB gene encoding glutamate 5-kinase, giving the protein MRMNRSDFDSKIQTAKTIVVKIGSARLSGSEEEVNDFLFSLVSDIRHLRDQGKQVIVVSSGAIARGRKLLDSLPLSVNAEDKLSEKQALAAMGQNRLINLYDSFFSKVNLPIAQILFGVLDLETGEGFKNLRSTFQQLLDWGILPIVNENDSVATEELKFGDNDILSAIVSLLVEADLLIILTGVAGFLRDGKVVSHLKDIGGGELSIAGGPSGPGTGGMYTKLKAAGILNEAGIPSGIIDGTEKNCVRRFLEENKLGTLVAGNGKHKSYSEEEIKAILQTKRNGGHSQ; this is encoded by the coding sequence ATTCGGATGAATAGATCGGACTTCGACTCTAAAATCCAAACGGCAAAAACTATAGTCGTTAAAATCGGATCAGCTAGACTCTCCGGTTCCGAAGAGGAAGTGAATGATTTTCTTTTCAGTTTAGTTTCCGACATTAGACATCTTCGCGATCAAGGTAAGCAAGTCATCGTAGTATCGTCTGGAGCCATCGCTAGGGGTCGCAAATTATTGGATAGCCTCCCCCTTAGCGTGAATGCGGAGGACAAGCTATCTGAAAAACAAGCCTTAGCTGCGATGGGACAGAATCGGCTTATCAACTTATACGATAGTTTTTTTTCGAAAGTGAATCTCCCGATCGCACAGATCTTGTTTGGCGTCTTGGATTTGGAAACCGGCGAAGGATTCAAAAACCTTAGAAGCACTTTTCAACAATTATTAGATTGGGGAATCCTACCCATCGTTAACGAAAACGATTCCGTAGCAACGGAAGAATTGAAGTTCGGCGATAACGATATCCTTTCGGCGATCGTCAGTTTGCTCGTGGAAGCAGACTTGTTAATTATTCTAACGGGAGTCGCCGGCTTTTTAAGGGACGGTAAGGTAGTATCCCATCTTAAGGATATCGGCGGGGGGGAACTCTCTATTGCGGGAGGACCGAGCGGGCCCGGAACCGGCGGTATGTATACCAAATTGAAAGCGGCCGGGATTTTAAACGAGGCAGGAATTCCTAGCGGTATCATTGACGGAACGGAGAAAAACTGCGTGCGTCGTTTTCTGGAAGAGAATAAGCTGGGGACACTAGTTGCCGGAAACGGAAAACATAAATCCTATTCCGAGGAGGAAATTAAAGCGATCCTCCAAACCAAACGAAACGGAGGACATTCGCAATGA
- a CDS encoding glutamate-5-semialdehyde dehydrogenase codes for MIQRPTELEYVEILCKNAQKASRELRKLNSSKKNAVLEKLAEAIVTRKSEIIAENEKDVTAGKEKGLSTAMLDRLTLDEKRIHNLAKAVLEIKSLPDPVGEVVRGLTLPNGIRLITKRVPLGVVMVIYESRPNVTIDVGALSFKSGNACILRGGSEALHSNNILSNIFRDCLAQAGLSPNAVTLVDKTEREIMIPFLKQTGYIDLVVPRGGEGLINFVSENSIIPVVKHDKGVVNIYIDKSADPEKVLPIVLNSKVQRPGVCNAVENLVIHAEYPHSKELLSELNAKGVQLLLDPPALSLFPNGTPVKPEDYWEEFLDLRLSVKTVNSIEEAISFIENTSSGHTEAIVTEDLSSSNLFLESLDSAALFVNISTRFHDGGEFGLGAEVGISTGKLHVRGPMGLVHLTTTTTYGEGEGQVRG; via the coding sequence ATGATCCAACGGCCTACAGAACTAGAATACGTGGAAATTTTGTGCAAAAATGCTCAGAAAGCTTCTCGAGAATTACGAAAACTGAACTCTTCTAAAAAGAATGCCGTTCTTGAAAAATTAGCCGAAGCGATAGTAACCCGGAAATCCGAAATTATCGCGGAAAACGAAAAAGATGTGACCGCGGGAAAAGAGAAGGGATTATCCACGGCAATGCTGGATCGCTTAACGCTGGATGAAAAACGGATTCATAATTTAGCAAAGGCGGTTCTTGAAATCAAGTCTCTGCCCGATCCGGTGGGTGAAGTCGTGCGAGGTCTAACGTTACCTAACGGCATCCGACTGATAACGAAAAGAGTTCCTCTTGGCGTCGTAATGGTCATCTATGAATCCCGTCCTAACGTAACGATCGATGTGGGAGCTTTATCCTTTAAATCGGGTAACGCCTGCATCCTTCGAGGAGGGAGTGAGGCGCTTCATTCCAATAATATACTTTCGAACATCTTCCGGGATTGTCTTGCCCAGGCCGGACTTTCTCCGAACGCTGTGACTTTAGTCGATAAAACCGAGCGCGAGATTATGATTCCATTCCTTAAACAGACTGGATATATCGATTTGGTAGTACCTCGGGGCGGAGAAGGACTTATAAACTTCGTTTCGGAAAATTCCATCATCCCAGTCGTAAAGCACGATAAGGGCGTCGTGAATATCTATATAGATAAGTCGGCGGATCCGGAAAAAGTTCTGCCGATCGTACTGAATTCGAAAGTGCAGCGCCCGGGAGTCTGCAACGCGGTTGAAAATTTAGTGATACATGCCGAATATCCTCACTCTAAAGAATTGCTAAGCGAATTAAATGCGAAAGGCGTACAACTACTTTTGGATCCTCCCGCGCTTTCTCTTTTCCCGAACGGAACACCCGTAAAGCCGGAAGACTATTGGGAAGAATTTTTAGATCTACGACTGTCGGTAAAAACGGTAAACTCGATCGAGGAAGCGATTTCTTTTATCGAAAATACTTCTTCAGGACATACTGAAGCGATCGTAACCGAAGATTTAAGCTCTTCTAATTTATTTTTAGAGTCTCTGGATTCGGCGGCTCTGTTCGTGAACATATCGACTCGCTTTCACGATGGGGGGGAATTCGGACTCGGAGCGGAAGTCGGAATCTCGACCGGAAAACTTCATGTTAGAGGACCGATGGGGTTAGTGCATCTCACGACCACAACTACATACGGTGAAGGAGAAGGACAGGTGAGAGGGTAG
- the nadD gene encoding nicotinate (nicotinamide) nucleotide adenylyltransferase: MTFRLSEPRLTGIFGGSFDPPHIGHSGIVTSFWNTIPQAEELLVIPNCVSPLKNGKHASSENILQMLDAQFSKIPKTKILDIELRKKGTSYTYETLLELKELYPERNFLLLVGEDNYCEFQKWRNWENILGLIRSLLVFRRVSEYIPKNPHLNSFEEKILFLNNPIIPAASTDLRNVLPAAVAKNRKPIALSQAVWDKILELKAYSEG, from the coding sequence ATGACTTTCCGACTCTCCGAACCTCGTCTCACCGGAATTTTCGGAGGAAGTTTCGATCCTCCCCATATCGGACATTCGGGAATCGTCACCTCTTTCTGGAATACGATTCCTCAAGCGGAAGAATTGCTGGTTATCCCTAACTGCGTATCGCCTTTAAAAAACGGAAAGCATGCATCTAGCGAAAATATATTACAAATGCTAGATGCTCAATTTTCAAAAATACCTAAAACGAAAATCTTAGATATCGAATTGAGAAAAAAAGGCACTAGCTATACTTACGAGACTCTTCTTGAATTGAAAGAATTGTACCCGGAGCGAAACTTTCTACTACTCGTCGGCGAGGATAATTATTGCGAGTTTCAAAAATGGAGAAATTGGGAGAATATTTTGGGCCTGATTCGTTCCCTCTTGGTATTTCGCAGAGTATCCGAATATATCCCTAAAAATCCTCATCTGAATTCTTTCGAAGAGAAAATTCTTTTCCTAAATAATCCCATTATCCCGGCTGCCTCAACCGATTTACGAAATGTACTTCCGGCCGCAGTTGCAAAAAACCGGAAACCGATTGCGCTCAGTCAAGCAGTGTGGGATAAAATACTAGAATTGAAAGCATATTCGGAGGGATGA
- the yqeK gene encoding bis(5'-nucleosyl)-tetraphosphatase (symmetrical) YqeK, whose amino-acid sequence MIPETTNEQIKYFTRIVPEEITVTRWEHSLRVAEIAKELASYHAPDQTAQAFLAGVVHDITKQKTKEFHLSIFKEANDLESAGLPEAAWHSRSAYHYLKRKYGLLNESVLGAVKHHTLGGEALSVLECILYAADFLGSEFAERQKEYADWREEARKNLYTGVLNKAFHTISDLLENRREIHPRTIGMYHAALRKLTN is encoded by the coding sequence ATGATTCCGGAAACGACCAATGAGCAGATCAAATATTTCACGAGAATCGTTCCGGAAGAAATTACCGTTACTCGTTGGGAACATAGCTTGCGCGTGGCCGAGATTGCCAAAGAGCTGGCAAGCTATCATGCGCCCGATCAAACTGCCCAGGCGTTCTTAGCCGGAGTCGTGCATGATATCACCAAGCAGAAAACCAAGGAATTTCATCTTTCGATTTTTAAGGAAGCGAACGATCTCGAATCGGCCGGTTTACCCGAGGCTGCATGGCACTCCCGCTCCGCCTATCATTATCTGAAAAGAAAGTACGGCTTATTAAACGAATCCGTTTTAGGCGCCGTAAAACATCATACATTAGGCGGGGAAGCTCTAAGCGTTCTGGAATGCATCCTTTACGCTGCCGACTTTTTGGGATCCGAGTTTGCGGAACGCCAGAAAGAATATGCAGATTGGCGCGAAGAAGCCCGGAAGAACCTTTACACAGGAGTTTTAAACAAAGCCTTTCACACGATTTCCGATCTGCTGGAAAACAGGCGAGAGATTCATCCTCGAACGATCGGCATGTATCACGCCGCTTTAAGAAAATTAACCAATTGA
- a CDS encoding LCP family protein: MGPSKSSKPLFFLPIWIGVGILSIVVLFFIFKNIRRTGLDEKISSGKPIHILVHAVGEDDTYEFGVLATLFPSQERTALFFIHPITTFDDPEDSLEQLKSKAPSAVANAVEEILGSKPQYKITVKASAFIRLVDMLGGLSIYTDNRTAESSPTYIRTPGVYTYSGEDSYDYVSFMKKKETLDYLDRISRQESAVLTLYETLYENREFLNAGWSEYAYSLLDTDFSKDDFYSLLKFLISHRISFGVTELPGEPSLDPKSKRLYLKADLGRCTAAFRKFQKDVSSEIFTDGEFARTEVLNGTDVAGLAKDVRGILADKRIKVLAADNAWSKDVEKTVILDRSGNTAVSDKISTVLEKAKVYHVLRKDLGLDATVLLGSDIEPKK; the protein is encoded by the coding sequence TTGGGTCCGTCTAAATCGTCGAAACCGCTTTTTTTTCTTCCTATTTGGATTGGTGTCGGTATTCTTTCTATCGTCGTTCTATTCTTTATATTCAAAAATATACGCAGAACCGGGCTGGATGAAAAAATAAGTTCGGGTAAACCGATTCATATTTTAGTCCATGCGGTCGGCGAAGATGATACTTACGAATTCGGCGTGTTGGCGACGTTATTTCCCTCTCAAGAAAGAACGGCTCTTTTTTTCATTCACCCCATTACTACCTTCGACGATCCGGAAGATAGTTTGGAACAATTAAAATCAAAAGCGCCTTCGGCCGTGGCGAATGCCGTAGAGGAAATTTTAGGATCCAAACCTCAGTATAAAATTACCGTAAAAGCTTCCGCATTCATTCGTCTCGTAGATATGCTCGGAGGATTGTCGATTTACACCGATAATCGGACGGCGGAAAGTTCGCCCACTTATATAAGAACACCCGGGGTATACACTTATTCCGGGGAAGATTCGTATGATTACGTTTCTTTTATGAAGAAAAAGGAGACTCTGGATTATTTAGATAGGATTAGTCGTCAAGAGAGTGCGGTTCTTACCCTTTACGAAACTCTTTATGAAAATCGGGAATTCCTAAACGCAGGCTGGTCGGAATACGCGTATTCGCTTCTGGATACCGACTTTTCCAAGGACGACTTCTATTCTCTTTTAAAATTTCTAATATCCCATAGAATTTCCTTCGGCGTTACGGAACTTCCCGGAGAACCGTCTCTGGATCCGAAATCGAAACGGCTGTATTTGAAAGCCGACCTAGGAAGATGTACGGCGGCGTTCCGGAAATTTCAGAAAGACGTTTCTTCCGAAATTTTTACCGACGGAGAATTCGCCAGAACTGAGGTCCTGAACGGAACTGACGTCGCCGGACTCGCGAAAGATGTTCGTGGAATCTTAGCGGATAAGAGAATCAAGGTGCTTGCGGCGGACAACGCATGGAGTAAGGACGTAGAAAAAACCGTCATCTTAGATCGCTCCGGAAACACTGCGGTATCGGACAAGATTTCGACTGTCCTTGAAAAAGCCAAAGTATATCACGTTTTACGTAAAGATCTCGGTCTTGACGCCACAGTCCTGTTAGGCTCCGACATAGAGCCAAAGAAATAA
- the rsfS gene encoding ribosome silencing factor — protein sequence MTPASKNAPKETLEILKTVYKIMKDKKCEEIAVLNLESVNSYLSYFLICTVNSSVQANAVAREIKKALKSFKLPHKETDKTGASSSSGWTLIDYGEFIVHIMTPEKREFYNLDRLWRDAERIELE from the coding sequence ATGACCCCCGCTTCAAAAAACGCCCCAAAAGAAACTTTAGAGATCCTCAAAACCGTTTATAAAATAATGAAAGACAAAAAATGCGAAGAGATCGCGGTACTAAATTTAGAATCCGTTAATTCGTATTTAAGTTATTTTTTGATTTGCACGGTAAACTCCTCCGTTCAAGCCAATGCAGTAGCGAGAGAAATTAAAAAAGCATTAAAAAGTTTTAAACTTCCTCACAAAGAAACCGACAAAACCGGAGCCTCATCTTCCTCCGGCTGGACGCTCATCGACTACGGTGAATTTATCGTCCATATTATGACTCCGGAAAAAAGGGAATTCTATAACTTGGATCGACTCTGGCGAGACGCCGAACGGATCGAATTAGAATAG
- a CDS encoding thioredoxin domain-containing protein: MDTTPKKQNRLASEKSPYLLQHAMNPVDWFPWGKDAFLKAKEEDKMIFLSIGYATCHWCHVMEKESFEDEATAAVLNQYFVSIKVDREERPDVDRIYMDALHAMNQQGGWPLNMFLTSEGKPITGGTYFPPVAKYGRKSFVEVLNILANLWKEKKGELIDASEELTQYLKESEESKALNEQSAFQLPSKKVFENAFGMYDRFYDPEFAGFKSNVTNKFPPSMGLFFLLRFYKSTGEPKALEMVEETLVAMRKGGIYDQIGGGISRYSTDHKWLVPHFEKMLYDNSLFLEALVECFQTTGHVKYKEAAYDVLEYLSRDMRLQGGGIASAEDADSEGEEGLFYLWKRNEFHEVCGSDAILLEEFWNVTEIGNFEGSNILHESFRTNFARLHGLEQEELIEIVDRNRKKLLARRSDRIRPLRDDKVLLSWNCLYVKAATKAAMAFGDGELLRLAEETFRFIENNLVREDGRLLRRFRDGEARFLAYSGDYAEFILASLWLFQAGKGIRYLTLAIRYAEDAVRLFRSPAGVFFDTGSDADDLLRRNVDGYDGVEPSANSSFAFAFTILSRLGVESDKYSDFADAIFSYFKVELETHPMNYPYMLSAYWLKNSASKELAVVYSTQEDLFPVWQGIGAMFLPETVFAWATDKEAEEVGEKILLLRNRVSGGSVKAYYCQGFQCDLPVSDWISLREKLN, encoded by the coding sequence ATGGACACAACTCCAAAGAAACAAAACCGACTCGCGTCCGAAAAGAGTCCGTATCTACTTCAGCATGCAATGAACCCGGTCGACTGGTTTCCTTGGGGGAAGGACGCTTTTCTTAAAGCAAAAGAGGAAGATAAAATGATTTTCCTCTCGATAGGATACGCAACGTGTCATTGGTGTCACGTAATGGAGAAGGAATCGTTTGAAGACGAGGCCACCGCGGCGGTCTTAAATCAATATTTCGTTTCCATTAAGGTCGATCGAGAAGAAAGACCGGACGTGGACCGCATTTACATGGATGCTTTGCATGCGATGAATCAGCAAGGCGGCTGGCCCTTGAATATGTTTTTGACTTCGGAAGGGAAGCCGATTACCGGAGGGACTTATTTCCCGCCGGTCGCTAAATACGGTCGCAAAAGCTTCGTGGAAGTTTTGAATATTTTAGCAAATCTTTGGAAAGAGAAAAAAGGAGAGCTAATAGATGCTTCAGAAGAGCTTACCCAATATCTAAAAGAATCCGAAGAATCTAAAGCGTTAAACGAACAAAGCGCCTTTCAGTTGCCTTCCAAAAAGGTTTTTGAAAACGCATTCGGAATGTATGATCGATTTTATGATCCCGAATTCGCAGGCTTCAAATCGAATGTTACGAATAAATTTCCTCCTAGCATGGGGCTATTTTTTCTATTACGATTTTATAAATCCACTGGAGAACCTAAGGCTTTAGAAATGGTGGAAGAAACTCTTGTCGCAATGAGGAAAGGCGGAATTTACGATCAAATCGGGGGCGGAATTAGTAGATATTCCACCGATCATAAATGGCTGGTTCCGCACTTCGAGAAAATGCTCTACGATAATTCCTTATTTTTGGAAGCGTTGGTCGAATGTTTTCAAACTACAGGCCACGTAAAATATAAGGAAGCGGCTTACGACGTACTGGAATATCTTTCCCGAGATATGAGATTGCAGGGCGGCGGAATTGCCAGCGCCGAAGATGCGGATTCGGAAGGCGAAGAGGGTTTGTTTTATCTCTGGAAAAGAAATGAATTTCACGAGGTATGCGGTTCCGATGCGATTCTCTTAGAGGAATTTTGGAACGTTACGGAGATCGGAAATTTCGAAGGAAGTAATATTTTACACGAGAGCTTTCGGACGAATTTTGCAAGATTGCACGGATTAGAACAGGAAGAACTGATCGAAATCGTAGATCGAAATCGGAAAAAATTGTTAGCACGCAGATCGGATCGAATTCGGCCGTTACGCGACGATAAGGTTTTACTTTCTTGGAATTGTTTATACGTAAAGGCTGCGACGAAAGCCGCAATGGCATTCGGCGACGGGGAATTATTACGGCTGGCCGAAGAGACGTTTCGATTTATTGAAAATAATTTAGTTCGGGAAGACGGACGATTATTGAGACGATTTAGGGACGGGGAGGCTAGGTTTCTCGCTTACAGCGGAGATTATGCCGAATTTATTTTAGCGTCTCTTTGGTTATTCCAGGCGGGAAAAGGAATTCGCTATTTGACTCTCGCTATTCGATATGCCGAAGACGCAGTGAGATTATTTCGCTCTCCTGCCGGAGTATTTTTCGATACCGGCTCGGACGCGGACGATCTGTTACGAAGAAATGTGGACGGTTACGACGGAGTGGAACCTTCGGCAAATAGTTCGTTTGCCTTCGCGTTTACGATTCTCTCTAGATTGGGAGTCGAATCGGATAAATACTCCGATTTTGCGGATGCTATATTCTCTTATTTTAAAGTGGAATTGGAAACGCATCCGATGAATTATCCCTATATGCTTTCCGCGTATTGGCTTAAAAATTCCGCCTCAAAAGAATTGGCGGTCGTGTACTCGACCCAGGAGGATTTATTTCCCGTATGGCAAGGAATCGGAGCTATGTTTTTACCCGAAACGGTATTCGCTTGGGCTACCGATAAGGAAGCGGAAGAAGTCGGAGAAAAAATCCTTTTATTAAGAAATCGTGTTTCCGGCGGAAGCGTAAAGGCGTACTACTGCCAAGGATTCCAATGCGATTTGCCTGTGTCGGACTGGATTTCTCTGCGGGAAAAATTGAATTAG
- a CDS encoding TolC family protein translates to MQRPLVVPFLRKIYLRLFLAGALTLPSSIFAQQSESLVENKPVFHLSLKDAVNYVLANNITVKNAKMEYIKADSADLKNQSQFAWTLVGSFATTKTGLPSNRNNIISGTKISNDRMAIGIQKQFETQTYFTLEVSNTRFDTNALESPASAAPLGALGPLLAAPPQYTSALTATLSQELLKYSFGRTEKDRQKVLKQNVIIQRDSLIDTLAQLVVKTLVDYWSLSVYDSQVSTFERLEKNTRTIRDITARKAGLGLSESFELNQWNSALSQTQNSLESARLARNDAERNLVRVLNADPSSKIAGITDLHEQIPDNMDPEKDYQYALKNRIDLKNLRRQKEVADIQLRIKEAEDMPSLKISGSYSTKGQTFLNPQTNFVNPETGIMSFKYPEMNAGFTLSYPLFDVGVKTDIRDAKAQIEILVKQEEELKKQIREDLDNRYASIMAGRELLDSATRRRDEAEKYYKGVQQRYSQGRFTAVVVKLALDNLIQSELLVAQAKINFNVDLIRYDLAKNYVFEKFGVDVAKLIDELSKLDLENDKTK, encoded by the coding sequence ATGCAAAGGCCCTTAGTCGTTCCTTTTTTAAGGAAAATCTATCTCCGGCTATTTTTGGCTGGAGCACTGACTTTGCCTAGTTCTATTTTTGCACAACAATCGGAATCACTTGTTGAGAATAAACCCGTATTCCATTTATCGTTAAAAGACGCGGTCAATTACGTCCTTGCAAATAATATTACCGTTAAAAACGCTAAAATGGAATATATTAAAGCGGACTCCGCGGACTTAAAAAATCAGTCTCAGTTTGCTTGGACACTTGTAGGTTCTTTCGCTACAACTAAAACCGGATTGCCTTCCAACCGAAACAACATTATTTCTGGAACGAAAATCTCGAACGATAGAATGGCGATCGGGATTCAAAAGCAATTCGAGACCCAAACATATTTTACTCTCGAAGTCAGCAATACTCGCTTCGATACTAACGCCTTGGAATCTCCAGCTTCGGCGGCTCCGTTAGGAGCCTTGGGTCCTTTACTCGCAGCGCCTCCCCAATATACGAGCGCACTGACTGCAACCCTCAGCCAGGAACTTTTAAAATATAGTTTCGGAAGAACCGAGAAAGATCGTCAAAAGGTTTTAAAACAAAATGTCATCATCCAACGAGACAGTCTCATTGACACTTTGGCTCAGCTTGTGGTTAAAACTCTAGTCGATTATTGGAGCTTAAGCGTTTACGATTCCCAAGTGTCTACATTCGAGAGACTAGAGAAAAATACGAGAACCATTCGCGATATTACTGCCCGGAAAGCGGGTTTGGGACTTTCCGAATCATTTGAGTTAAACCAATGGAATTCTGCGCTATCCCAGACCCAAAATAGCTTAGAGAGTGCCAGACTAGCGAGAAACGATGCCGAAAGGAACCTAGTTCGTGTCCTCAATGCCGACCCTTCTTCTAAAATTGCGGGAATTACGGATTTGCATGAACAAATTCCCGATAATATGGATCCGGAAAAAGATTATCAGTACGCACTTAAAAACCGGATCGATCTTAAGAATTTAAGAAGACAGAAGGAAGTTGCGGACATTCAGCTTCGGATCAAAGAAGCGGAGGATATGCCTTCCTTGAAAATTAGCGGAAGTTATTCCACGAAAGGGCAAACTTTTTTAAATCCGCAGACGAACTTCGTAAACCCTGAAACCGGAATCATGTCCTTTAAATACCCTGAAATGAACGCAGGATTCACTCTTTCCTATCCTCTATTCGATGTGGGGGTTAAAACGGATATTCGAGATGCGAAAGCCCAAATCGAGATACTTGTAAAACAGGAAGAGGAATTAAAGAAGCAAATTCGAGAGGATCTGGATAATCGATACGCTTCGATCATGGCCGGCCGGGAATTATTGGACTCGGCGACTCGGCGAAGAGACGAAGCCGAAAAATATTATAAGGGCGTTCAACAACGCTATAGCCAAGGACGATTTACTGCGGTAGTGGTAAAATTAGCGTTGGATAACCTGATTCAATCCGAGCTTTTAGTGGCCCAGGCAAAGATTAATTTCAACGTGGATCTCATTCGCTACGATTTAGCCAAAAATTACGTTTTCGAAAAATTCGGCGTGGATGTAGCCAAGTTAATCGACGAACTTTCCAAACTCGACCTAGAAAACGACAAAACCAAGTAA